In one window of Photorhabdus laumondii subsp. laumondii DNA:
- the fecI gene encoding ferric citrate uptake sigma factor FecI, whose translation MSDRIVVSAELTFESLYGAHHGWLKNWLTRKLQSSFDADDVAQDTFLRVMAGDSLQAIRDQKSFLCTIAKRVMIDLFRRNALEKAYLELLAQRPEAFMPSPEIRQCQLETLQQIDQMIDGLSNKTRQAFLLCQLENLTYSDIASRLNVSVSSVKKYMAKATEHCLLFRLEHGL comes from the coding sequence ATGTCTGACCGCATTGTTGTTTCCGCTGAGCTAACGTTTGAATCGCTTTACGGCGCGCATCATGGCTGGCTGAAAAACTGGCTCACACGCAAATTGCAATCGTCTTTTGACGCCGATGACGTAGCGCAGGATACCTTCCTGCGTGTGATGGCCGGCGACTCGCTACAAGCCATTCGCGACCAAAAATCCTTCCTCTGTACGATCGCCAAAAGGGTAATGATTGATCTGTTTCGCCGCAACGCGCTGGAAAAAGCCTATCTGGAACTGCTGGCGCAACGGCCCGAGGCGTTTATGCCCTCACCGGAAATCCGTCAGTGTCAACTTGAAACACTCCAGCAAATCGACCAGATGATCGATGGCCTGAGCAACAAAACGCGCCAAGCGTTTTTACTGTGCCAGCTTGAAAATCTGACCTACAGCGACATTGCTTCACGCCTCAATGTGTCTGTCAGTTCCGTAAAAAAATATATGGCCAAAGCCACCGAGCACTGCCTGCTGTTTCGCCTGGAACATGGACTCTGA
- the fecR gene encoding ferric citrate uptake sigma factor regulator FecR translates to MNTMLTHSRRQALKSASHWYAILSSDQVSPLQTEKWQRWYEQHQDHQWAWQQVENLRNQMLVVPGNVASHALQETHLSRRRVMKSILLLLGAGGGWQLWCSEVGEGLRADYHTTKGDIQHHRLSDGTLLTLNTDSAVDVHFTPQQRLVHLRYGEIAITTGHDTEAKLLRVQTRHAQLTALGTKFTVRQEANTTLLSVQQHAVEVILTSADRKCIVRQGESLRFSATDFGELTAATDEDNVWTQGILCFSDQPLSEVIATLARYRSGILRCDPAVSSLRLSGTFPIKNTDTILTVIEKTLPVKIQYITRYWVNVLPAEKSLT, encoded by the coding sequence ATGAACACCATGTTAACCCACTCTCGCCGCCAGGCATTAAAATCAGCATCACACTGGTATGCAATACTGAGTAGCGATCAGGTCAGTCCGCTGCAAACTGAAAAATGGCAGCGCTGGTACGAACAGCATCAGGATCATCAGTGGGCGTGGCAGCAAGTGGAAAATCTGCGCAACCAGATGCTGGTCGTGCCCGGCAATGTGGCAAGCCATGCACTTCAGGAAACTCACCTGTCACGACGCAGAGTGATGAAAAGCATACTGTTGCTGCTAGGAGCTGGCGGTGGCTGGCAACTGTGGTGTTCGGAAGTGGGTGAGGGCCTGCGGGCCGATTATCATACAACTAAGGGGGATATTCAGCATCATCGACTGAGCGATGGCACACTGCTTACACTCAATACCGACAGTGCCGTCGATGTCCATTTTACTCCTCAACAACGTCTGGTACATCTCCGGTACGGCGAAATTGCCATCACTACCGGGCATGATACCGAAGCAAAACTATTGCGTGTACAAACCCGTCATGCGCAACTAACCGCGCTAGGTACCAAATTTACGGTTCGTCAGGAAGCCAACACCACACTACTTAGCGTGCAGCAACATGCCGTAGAGGTGATACTGACCAGCGCTGACCGCAAATGTATTGTGCGTCAAGGTGAAAGCCTAAGATTCAGCGCCACCGATTTTGGTGAACTGACCGCAGCAACCGACGAAGACAACGTATGGACGCAAGGCATACTATGCTTCAGCGATCAGCCTCTGAGTGAAGTAATAGCAACCCTCGCTCGCTATCGAAGCGGTATATTACGCTGCGACCCGGCCGTTTCCTCATTACGGTTAAGCGGTACTTTCCCGATAAAAAATACCGATACGATATTAACCGTCATAGAGAAAACACTTCCCGTTAAGATTCAGTATATTACCCGTTATTGGGTGAATGTTCTGCCCGCAGAAAAATCGTTAACGTAA
- the fecA gene encoding TonB-dependent Fe(3+) dicitrate receptor FecA, which produces MMPLRAQPLRALHKATPLVMAIRLSLLPVACLTSGITYAAVEPASTHYDINAGELDKVLNQYSTHAGITLSVDASLTRGKQSRGLHGNYSITDGLNTLLIGTDLQVKTLGDNTFTLKPAPVAQKDVLTVVGDWLGSAREADVFEHAGARDVIRREDFAKTGATTMREVLNRIPGVNAPENNGTGSHDLAMNFGIRGLNPRLASRSTVLMDGVPVPFAPYGQPQLSLAPVSLGNMDAVDVVRGGGAVRYGPQSVGGVVNFVTRAIPQDFGIDASVEGQLSPTSSQNNPKETHNFMIGGTADNGFGTALLYSGTRGSDWREHSATHIDDVMLKSRYAPNEVHTFNSLLQYYDGSADMPGGLSRADYDANRWQSTRPYDRFWGRRQLASLSYQYQPDQQHKFNIQGLYTHTLRSGYLEQGKRITLSPREYWVRSIEPRYSQLFNLGPSAHEVGIGYRYVNESSHEMRYYTATSSGELPSTSSPYDRNTRSGTEAHAWYIDDRIDIGNWTITPGIRFEHIKSFQNNNVKGTRQEVSYDAPLPALNVLYHLTDSWNLYANTEGSFGTVQYSQIGKAVKSGNVEPEKARTWEVGTRYDDGALAAEMGLFLINFNNQYDSNQTNDTVTARGKTRHTGLETQARYDLSELTPKLNNVSVYASYIYVNAEIREEGNTYGNQVPFSPKHKGAFGIDYKPGNWTFNLNSASQSSQFADNANTVQESANGSTGRIPGFMLWDTRVAYDFGPQMANLSVAFGVKNIFDHEYYTRSYDDNNKGIYAGQPRTFYMQSSLKF; this is translated from the coding sequence ATGATGCCTTTACGTGCACAGCCACTGCGCGCGCTTCACAAAGCAACACCGCTGGTAATGGCGATTCGTTTGAGCCTGTTACCGGTGGCTTGCCTAACCTCAGGGATAACGTATGCTGCGGTAGAGCCAGCTAGCACACACTATGACATTAATGCGGGCGAATTGGATAAAGTTCTTAATCAGTACTCCACCCACGCCGGTATTACCCTTTCAGTAGATGCCAGCTTAACCCGCGGCAAACAGAGTCGCGGTCTACACGGCAATTACTCCATCACCGATGGACTGAACACCTTGCTGATCGGCACTGATTTGCAGGTGAAGACATTGGGTGATAACACGTTCACACTCAAACCCGCCCCTGTTGCGCAGAAAGATGTGCTGACCGTGGTAGGCGACTGGCTAGGTAGTGCGCGTGAAGCTGACGTGTTTGAACATGCAGGCGCACGTGATGTTATCCGCCGGGAAGATTTTGCCAAAACAGGCGCAACCACTATGCGTGAAGTGCTGAACCGCATTCCCGGCGTCAACGCACCAGAAAACAATGGTACCGGCAGCCACGATCTGGCGATGAACTTTGGCATCCGTGGCCTGAACCCTCGTCTCGCCAGCCGTTCTACGGTTTTGATGGACGGCGTTCCGGTACCCTTCGCGCCTTATGGACAGCCACAGCTATCGTTAGCGCCAGTATCTCTCGGCAACATGGACGCAGTAGATGTGGTACGCGGCGGCGGCGCTGTGCGCTACGGGCCACAAAGCGTCGGTGGTGTGGTGAATTTCGTGACCCGCGCTATCCCGCAGGATTTTGGTATTGACGCAAGTGTGGAAGGACAACTTAGCCCCACATCTTCACAAAATAATCCAAAAGAAACCCATAATTTCATGATTGGCGGTACAGCAGATAACGGTTTCGGCACGGCGCTTCTCTACTCCGGCACACGCGGCAGCGACTGGCGCGAACATAGCGCCACACACATTGACGATGTGATGCTCAAAAGCCGCTATGCTCCCAATGAAGTGCACACCTTCAATAGTCTACTGCAATATTACGATGGCAGTGCGGATATGCCCGGGGGCCTTTCACGCGCCGATTACGATGCCAATCGCTGGCAATCCACTCGCCCATATGACCGCTTCTGGGGCCGCCGTCAGCTCGCAAGTCTCAGCTATCAGTATCAACCCGACCAGCAGCACAAATTCAATATTCAGGGCTTATATACTCATACCTTGCGCAGCGGTTATCTTGAGCAGGGCAAGCGCATTACTCTTTCCCCACGAGAATATTGGGTGCGCAGCATCGAACCACGCTATAGCCAGCTCTTCAATTTAGGGCCTTCGGCCCACGAAGTAGGGATCGGCTACCGTTATGTGAATGAATCCAGTCACGAAATGCGTTACTACACCGCCACCAGCAGCGGCGAATTACCCAGCACGTCAAGCCCTTATGACCGTAATACCCGCTCCGGCACCGAGGCACATGCTTGGTATATTGATGACCGCATTGATATCGGCAACTGGACCATCACGCCGGGGATACGATTCGAACATATCAAATCCTTCCAAAACAACAATGTAAAAGGTACCCGCCAAGAAGTCAGTTATGATGCGCCGTTGCCCGCACTCAATGTGCTTTATCACCTTACTGATAGCTGGAATCTTTACGCCAATACGGAAGGCTCGTTCGGTACCGTACAGTACAGCCAAATTGGCAAAGCGGTGAAAAGCGGCAATGTAGAACCTGAAAAGGCGCGAACCTGGGAAGTCGGAACTCGCTACGACGACGGCGCATTGGCAGCGGAAATGGGGCTGTTCCTGATTAATTTCAACAATCAATACGACTCCAACCAGACTAATGATACGGTTACGGCACGTGGAAAAACCCGACACACTGGGCTGGAAACTCAGGCACGTTACGATCTTTCCGAACTTACTCCCAAACTGAATAACGTTTCGGTTTACGCCAGCTACATATATGTCAACGCGGAAATTCGTGAAGAGGGCAACACCTACGGGAATCAAGTGCCGTTCTCACCGAAACATAAAGGGGCATTTGGCATAGATTACAAACCGGGTAACTGGACCTTCAACCTCAATAGCGCATCCCAATCCAGCCAATTTGCGGATAACGCGAATACCGTGCAGGAAAGCGCCAATGGCAGCACCGGCCGCATTCCGGGCTTTATGCTGTGGGATACGCGCGTGGCGTATGACTTCGGTCCACAAATGGCTAATCTGAGTGTGGCCTTTGGGGTGAAAAACATCTTTGACCACGAGTATTACACCCGTTCCTATGATGATAATAACAAAGGCATCTACGCCGGGCAGCCACGTACGTTCTATATGCAGAGTTCGCTAAAGTTCTGA
- a CDS encoding Fe(3+) dicitrate ABC transporter substrate-binding protein FecB, producing MSALIRVTFIALLFFTSLPHAIAVTVQDEQGSFTLNTVPQRVVVLELSFADALAAINISPVGIADDNDPQRILTDVRQRIKPWQSTGTRAQPSLEAISALKPDLIIADSQRHAGIYRALKGIAPVLLLKSRNETYEENLQSAAIIGKVMGKESEMQKRLAEHRERMKGYASQLPQGVSVVFGTSREQQFNLHSSDTYTGSVLTALGLKVPASVNHAAMVSLNLEQLLALNPDWLIVAHYRQESIVKRWQQDTLWQMMTAQHKHQIAAVDSNTWARMRGIFAAERIGSDAVKIFHHQPVNETP from the coding sequence ATGTCTGCACTGATTCGCGTTACGTTTATCGCTTTGCTCTTCTTCACCAGCCTGCCCCATGCCATTGCGGTCACGGTACAGGATGAGCAGGGCAGTTTTACCCTCAATACCGTTCCCCAGCGCGTAGTCGTGCTGGAATTGTCATTTGCCGATGCATTGGCCGCCATCAATATCAGTCCGGTAGGTATTGCCGATGATAACGATCCGCAGCGCATTCTCACCGATGTTCGCCAGCGTATTAAGCCCTGGCAATCAACCGGCACTCGCGCCCAACCAAGCCTTGAAGCCATCAGCGCGCTGAAACCTGATCTCATCATTGCAGACAGTCAACGCCACGCGGGGATTTATCGGGCACTCAAGGGCATCGCTCCTGTCCTGCTGCTAAAATCCCGCAACGAAACCTACGAAGAGAACCTGCAATCTGCCGCGATCATCGGCAAAGTCATGGGGAAAGAGAGTGAGATGCAGAAACGGCTGGCAGAGCACCGTGAACGCATGAAAGGCTATGCCAGCCAGTTGCCACAAGGCGTCAGTGTGGTTTTTGGCACCTCGCGCGAACAGCAATTTAACCTGCACTCCAGCGATACCTATACCGGCAGCGTCTTAACAGCATTAGGGCTAAAAGTTCCCGCATCAGTTAATCATGCGGCAATGGTTTCTCTCAACCTGGAACAGTTACTGGCACTCAATCCTGACTGGCTTATCGTGGCCCACTATCGTCAGGAAAGCATCGTGAAACGCTGGCAGCAGGATACTCTGTGGCAGATGATGACAGCACAGCACAAGCATCAGATAGCAGCGGTAGACAGCAACACCTGGGCTCGTATGCGCGGGATATTTGCCGCTGAACGCATTGGCAGCGATGCGGTAAAAATCTTCCACCATCAACCGGTTAATGAAACACCATGA
- the fecC gene encoding iron-dicitrate ABC transporter permease FecC, giving the protein MRRRHHPVWLWGLPLVALLSAFWLSLFCYSAIPIPAISALKALVPGHTPTLPEALVINLRLPRSLVAILLGAALALAGALLQTLTHNPLASPSLLGINSGAALAMALVSAFSPAPLAGYSISLVAACGGGISWMMVMAASGSWQQKYDRNQLILAGIALSALCMALTRITLLLAEDHAYGIFYWLAGGVSHVRWPEFWQLFPFVVVTVPVVLLLAKSLNLLNAGDVSAHTLGVNLTRLRIFVSLAVLILVGACVSVAGPIVFIGLLMPHLARFWVGYDLRRTLPMCMLLGAVFMLLADLLARALAWPGELPAGAVLALIGAPCFVWLARKRT; this is encoded by the coding sequence ATGAGACGCCGCCATCATCCGGTCTGGCTTTGGGGATTGCCGTTGGTTGCACTGCTTAGTGCATTCTGGCTAAGCCTGTTTTGCTATTCCGCTATTCCCATTCCCGCCATCAGCGCACTCAAGGCACTGGTGCCAGGTCATACACCGACATTGCCTGAAGCACTGGTTATCAATCTGCGGCTACCACGCAGTCTGGTTGCTATTCTGCTTGGCGCGGCTCTGGCATTGGCCGGTGCACTCCTCCAGACGCTCACTCATAATCCGCTGGCCTCCCCCTCCTTACTGGGCATTAACAGTGGTGCAGCACTGGCTATGGCGTTGGTCAGCGCTTTCAGCCCGGCACCGCTAGCCGGATATTCCATTTCTTTGGTGGCGGCCTGTGGCGGTGGAATTAGCTGGATGATGGTGATGGCCGCAAGCGGTAGCTGGCAACAAAAATACGATCGCAACCAACTAATTCTGGCAGGCATTGCCTTATCTGCCTTATGTATGGCACTAACACGTATTACGCTACTGCTTGCCGAAGATCATGCTTACGGCATTTTTTACTGGCTGGCGGGGGGAGTCTCCCATGTCCGCTGGCCTGAATTCTGGCAACTATTCCCTTTCGTGGTGGTCACTGTACCTGTAGTTTTGTTGCTGGCGAAATCACTTAATCTGCTCAACGCTGGCGATGTCAGTGCCCATACGCTTGGCGTGAACCTGACGCGACTGCGCATCTTCGTCAGTCTGGCAGTACTGATTCTGGTAGGGGCCTGCGTCAGTGTAGCGGGACCAATCGTGTTTATTGGTCTGCTAATGCCCCATCTGGCGCGGTTCTGGGTTGGCTACGATCTGCGCCGCACACTGCCAATGTGCATGTTGCTGGGAGCGGTATTTATGCTACTTGCGGATTTACTGGCCCGTGCGCTGGCCTGGCCCGGAGAACTCCCGGCAGGTGCGGTACTGGCGCTGATTGGCGCTCCTTGCTTTGTCTGGCTAGCAAGGAAGCGAACATGA
- the fecD gene encoding Fe(3+) dicitrate ABC transporter permease subunit FecD, protein MNRQVILLLVVLLAVTLVLALRMGTQPLPWDALISGWQPGDKHHFVLTQYRLPRILLAIAVGAALALSGVLVQGIVRNPLASPDVLGVNHAASLASVSALILFPSLSVQWLPLLAFGGGMAALILLRAIAGPSSPLRLALVGVALSATWTSITDYLMLSRPQDINNALLWLTGSLWGRDWQFVAIALPVLMILIPLSLRFCRDLDLLALGDDSASTLGVSLPHVQSWGLMLAVALAATGVAVCGPIGFISLVVPHLVRRLVGGRHRWLIPASMLMGAQVLLLADLLARTIAPPIELPAGVLTAIIGAPYFFWLLVRTR, encoded by the coding sequence ATGAATCGTCAGGTTATCTTACTTTTAGTCGTGTTGCTGGCAGTTACGCTGGTGCTAGCGCTACGCATGGGCACGCAACCACTTCCCTGGGACGCTTTAATAAGCGGCTGGCAACCCGGTGACAAACACCACTTTGTGCTAACGCAGTACCGCTTGCCGCGTATTTTACTCGCCATCGCTGTAGGCGCTGCGCTGGCGCTTTCCGGCGTCTTGGTCCAAGGGATTGTTCGTAATCCTTTAGCCTCCCCCGATGTACTGGGGGTCAATCATGCAGCAAGCCTGGCGTCGGTAAGTGCGCTGATCCTTTTCCCTTCTCTGTCAGTGCAGTGGCTTCCGCTACTCGCTTTTGGCGGTGGAATGGCTGCGCTAATCCTGCTACGAGCGATCGCCGGCCCCTCTTCTCCACTGCGCCTTGCATTAGTTGGCGTGGCACTTTCAGCTACCTGGACAAGCATCACCGATTACCTAATGCTCTCACGCCCACAAGATATCAACAACGCGCTTTTGTGGCTGACAGGCAGTCTGTGGGGGCGCGACTGGCAGTTTGTAGCTATAGCCCTACCGGTATTGATGATACTGATACCACTCAGCCTACGCTTTTGTCGCGATTTAGATTTGCTGGCACTCGGTGATGACAGCGCCAGCACACTGGGCGTTTCGCTCCCACACGTACAATCCTGGGGATTAATGTTGGCAGTAGCGCTCGCCGCAACAGGCGTCGCCGTTTGTGGTCCGATTGGCTTTATCAGCCTCGTAGTACCCCATCTCGTTCGCAGACTTGTGGGAGGACGGCATCGCTGGCTTATACCCGCATCCATGCTTATGGGTGCACAAGTTCTGCTGCTAGCCGATTTGCTGGCAAGGACCATAGCGCCACCGATAGAGCTGCCTGCTGGCGTGCTGACCGCCATCATTGGTGCCCCTTATTTCTTCTGGCTTTTAGTGAGGACACGTTAA
- the fecE gene encoding Fe(3+) dicitrate ABC transporter ATP-binding protein FecE yields MQLATEKLSAGYGEKRILNDLSLTLPTGKITALLGPNGCGKSTLLKCFSRLLTPLSGKITIDSEPLTHFSSRKLAKHLALLPQHPLTPEGIAVHELVAYGRSPWLTFWGRLAPHDRHLIQQAMEKTQISHLADKCVTDLSGGQRQRAFLAMVLAQDTPVVLLDEPTTYLDINHQVELMKLLRELNNEGKTVVTVLHDLNQASRYCDHLVLLSQGQVVAQGSPEEVMTPKLLQRVFSIEAEIHPEPVSGKPMCVVC; encoded by the coding sequence ATGCAACTGGCTACGGAAAAGTTATCTGCAGGCTATGGGGAGAAACGCATTCTGAATGACCTGTCGCTCACCCTCCCGACCGGAAAAATCACGGCGCTGCTCGGCCCCAATGGCTGCGGAAAATCAACATTACTGAAATGCTTTTCGCGGCTATTAACGCCATTATCCGGAAAGATAACAATAGATAGTGAACCTTTAACGCACTTTTCCTCACGCAAGCTCGCCAAACATCTGGCGCTTTTACCACAACATCCTCTCACACCAGAGGGGATCGCCGTCCATGAACTGGTTGCATACGGACGTAGCCCTTGGCTTACATTTTGGGGGCGTTTAGCACCTCATGATCGTCATCTTATACAACAAGCAATGGAAAAAACGCAGATTAGCCATCTTGCCGATAAATGCGTTACCGATCTTTCAGGCGGGCAGCGCCAACGCGCTTTTCTGGCAATGGTTCTGGCCCAAGATACGCCGGTGGTACTGCTCGACGAACCCACTACATATCTTGACATCAACCATCAGGTGGAATTGATGAAGCTACTGCGTGAACTGAACAACGAAGGAAAAACGGTCGTGACCGTACTTCATGACCTCAATCAGGCTAGCCGGTACTGTGACCACCTGGTGCTGCTTTCCCAAGGGCAGGTTGTCGCCCAAGGCTCACCCGAGGAAGTTATGACACCGAAATTATTACAGCGGGTATTCAGCATCGAAGCGGAAATTCACCCCGAACCCGTTTCAGGTAAACCAATGTGTGTAGTGTGTTAA
- a CDS encoding DEAD/DEAH box helicase yields MAAISLSNDILRTWQRIEFFQPYTLEKKDKSLLIPLKTLYQLGDKALPWLSSELRQQHDIPDQKVLYNLYVGLFDKAIANAISQAVFGPDEGYYAEEFEQRLDKEGTTCFAKIPLGTEGNPALDKFSVSSLPWALGHLRDERFEQLNTKVFSASCEHLKNTLGNFSVSLKPIRENGPGILKANDILTLLTTHLVSWADFEPQWQYALQIDWMEGNGDCTEASQENSDEIEEEVSSNDKTFALPILNSFFFEDIEYAITALKRGDRCKALRAYLSHHSVPRNPDLYSQDGLASIISKLHPAKMPHGRWPSDPKHAMSLMQQFAINTAIEELADGGLLSVNGPPGTGKTTLLRDLIAHNIVERAKILTRYQKVDDTLDNSGFIVNALTGFEMVIASSNNAAAENISKELPQKKSLAEEFQSLDYLAPTANQIAAENRPKREHKKSKNSQGKVRTYHLYRPLKEEKQCWGIISAALGNKPNRTKFSDRLFFDEHFLRDTPTEASRPAEENFLSLWRWRHYHNPISFATAKKRFLVCLEKTKKLQQQLEMLVYLIEKQHNDSLDTLSLKLKQTEELYATQLNRLEQVETKQDVLEKQLQHAEQQQKIIESDAPGWLMRLMNRKRVHAYKETLRCAQHEVLRLMGLQTEQAQRIAEQRKSVNGIAEKKRILQQDIEKIIQQRVNDHRSLQTLKQQFSDITLPDINQPITDATLQRTALWQNAQINRQRSALFITAMELHQAWLYEALGVPRFRDFIIFNLAAFLAQPHSKITPIRWWQTLFMFVPVLSTTFASIGRMFHGVESEELGWLMIDEAGQAPPQQAVGGLWRAKRVLVVGDPLQIEPVFTTPPPLVERLCLDALNEKAKDWNPGLLSVQQVADRVNHWGCELEVMNNLIWLGIPLWVHRRCIEPMFSLANKMAYNGRMIHGLDADKIRCQPVNNILENHWLASVGGTGEKQYRDSHGKDLLKLLDQLLVANVSLHSIYVITPFKAVKSALCELLGKRDLATWRQSMPLMTRKELNVWQKNCIGTVHTFQGKENDIVIFVLGCDENNDGGAKWAASKPNLLNVALTRAKKHIFIIGDPAVWHGLPWFRDVAKELPVGTYHHLQ; encoded by the coding sequence ATGGCCGCAATTTCCCTTTCGAATGATATTCTCCGTACCTGGCAACGTATAGAATTCTTCCAACCTTATACACTTGAAAAAAAAGATAAAAGCTTACTAATTCCGCTTAAAACACTCTATCAGCTGGGAGATAAGGCACTACCCTGGCTTTCGTCAGAACTCCGTCAACAACATGATATTCCCGATCAAAAAGTCTTATACAACTTGTACGTCGGTTTGTTTGATAAAGCTATCGCTAACGCGATCAGCCAAGCGGTGTTTGGTCCAGATGAAGGGTATTATGCAGAAGAATTTGAGCAACGGCTGGATAAAGAAGGAACAACCTGCTTTGCCAAAATTCCATTAGGCACGGAAGGAAACCCTGCTCTGGATAAATTTTCAGTGAGTTCTCTTCCTTGGGCTTTAGGGCACCTGCGTGATGAACGTTTTGAACAGCTTAATACGAAGGTATTTTCAGCCAGTTGCGAGCATCTTAAAAATACCCTCGGCAACTTTAGCGTCTCTCTGAAGCCAATACGAGAAAATGGCCCCGGTATTTTAAAAGCAAATGATATTTTAACACTGTTGACGACACATCTGGTGAGTTGGGCAGATTTTGAACCCCAATGGCAATATGCTTTACAAATAGACTGGATGGAGGGAAATGGCGACTGTACAGAAGCATCACAAGAAAATAGCGATGAAATTGAAGAAGAAGTCAGCTCTAATGATAAAACCTTTGCACTTCCTATTTTAAATAGTTTTTTCTTTGAGGACATTGAATACGCTATTACGGCCCTAAAACGAGGAGATAGATGCAAAGCTCTCAGAGCATATCTTTCTCATCATAGTGTCCCCAGGAATCCAGACCTTTATTCACAAGACGGGCTTGCCTCCATCATCAGTAAACTCCATCCAGCGAAGATGCCTCATGGACGCTGGCCTTCCGATCCCAAACATGCCATGTCGCTAATGCAGCAATTTGCTATTAATACGGCGATAGAAGAGCTCGCTGATGGTGGGCTGCTTTCCGTCAACGGCCCTCCGGGAACTGGAAAAACAACGCTTCTGCGCGATCTAATAGCACATAACATTGTTGAACGAGCGAAGATACTTACGCGTTATCAAAAAGTTGATGACACGCTGGACAATTCCGGTTTTATTGTGAATGCGCTCACTGGTTTCGAAATGGTCATTGCGTCATCCAACAACGCCGCAGCAGAAAACATATCAAAAGAATTGCCGCAAAAGAAATCATTGGCTGAAGAATTCCAATCGCTTGACTATTTAGCACCAACCGCAAACCAGATAGCTGCCGAGAACCGCCCGAAGCGCGAACATAAAAAAAGTAAAAATAGTCAGGGAAAAGTTAGAACCTATCACCTCTATCGTCCATTGAAGGAAGAGAAACAATGCTGGGGGATCATTTCCGCTGCTTTGGGCAACAAACCAAACCGGACTAAATTTTCTGATCGCTTATTTTTTGATGAACATTTTTTACGCGACACCCCAACTGAAGCCTCTCGTCCCGCTGAAGAGAACTTTCTCAGTCTTTGGCGCTGGAGGCACTATCACAACCCCATCTCTTTCGCCACCGCTAAAAAACGTTTCCTCGTATGTCTGGAAAAAACAAAAAAACTTCAACAGCAATTAGAAATGCTTGTGTATCTGATAGAAAAACAGCATAACGATTCACTCGACACGTTATCACTAAAGTTGAAGCAAACAGAAGAACTGTACGCAACACAGCTTAACAGGCTGGAACAGGTGGAAACAAAACAGGATGTATTAGAAAAACAGCTCCAGCATGCAGAACAGCAACAAAAAATTATCGAAAGTGATGCACCAGGATGGCTAATGCGTCTGATGAATCGCAAGCGAGTGCATGCATATAAAGAAACGTTGCGGTGTGCACAACACGAAGTATTAAGACTGATGGGGTTGCAAACCGAACAAGCCCAGCGCATTGCGGAACAACGCAAGTCAGTTAACGGCATAGCTGAAAAAAAGCGAATCTTACAACAGGATATCGAAAAAATTATCCAACAGCGGGTGAATGACCATCGTTCTCTACAAACTTTGAAGCAGCAGTTTTCCGATATCACATTGCCAGATATCAACCAACCTATCACTGATGCAACATTACAACGAACGGCCCTTTGGCAGAACGCACAGATAAATCGTCAACGTTCCGCATTATTTATCACAGCGATGGAACTTCATCAGGCTTGGCTTTATGAAGCACTAGGAGTACCTCGTTTTAGAGACTTCATAATATTTAATCTCGCGGCTTTTTTAGCACAACCTCATTCCAAAATCACGCCTATACGCTGGTGGCAAACGCTGTTTATGTTTGTGCCCGTATTATCCACAACTTTCGCATCTATAGGGCGCATGTTCCACGGAGTGGAAAGCGAAGAACTTGGCTGGTTAATGATCGATGAAGCCGGCCAAGCACCTCCACAACAAGCTGTCGGGGGACTCTGGCGTGCAAAACGGGTACTGGTTGTTGGAGACCCTTTGCAGATTGAACCGGTATTTACGACCCCTCCGCCGTTGGTTGAACGTCTTTGCCTAGATGCTCTGAATGAAAAGGCTAAAGACTGGAATCCGGGATTACTTTCAGTGCAGCAGGTTGCTGATCGCGTCAATCATTGGGGATGTGAATTAGAAGTCATGAACAACCTGATCTGGCTAGGTATTCCATTGTGGGTACACCGTCGTTGTATTGAACCAATGTTCAGTTTGGCTAATAAGATGGCCTACAATGGCCGCATGATTCATGGGCTTGATGCTGACAAGATTCGCTGCCAACCTGTGAACAACATTCTGGAAAACCATTGGCTGGCATCGGTTGGAGGGACAGGTGAAAAACAATATCGTGACAGCCACGGTAAAGATTTGCTCAAGTTATTGGACCAACTGCTTGTTGCAAATGTTTCTCTTCATTCGATTTATGTTATTACACCGTTCAAAGCAGTTAAGTCAGCACTGTGTGAATTATTAGGAAAGCGTGATCTGGCTACCTGGCGGCAATCTATGCCATTGATGACACGAAAAGAACTCAACGTATGGCAAAAAAATTGTATTGGTACAGTGCATACTTTTCAGGGCAAAGAAAACGATATTGTCATTTTTGTCCTAGGCTGCGACGAAAATAATGATGGTGGCGCAAAATGGGCTGCCAGCAAGCCTAATCTGTTAAACGTTGCGCTCACCCGAGCAAAAAAACACATTTTCATAATTGGCGATCCAGCGGTATGGCATGGTTTGCCTTGGTTTCGTGATGTAGCCAAGGAGTTGCCAGTGGGGACATATCATCATTTACAATAA